The Mustela nigripes isolate SB6536 chromosome 6, MUSNIG.SB6536, whole genome shotgun sequence DNA window aagggaattaatacacacaaaaaactggaaaatatctTCCATGCTATGAGAAAGCATAGGCCAATAGAAATTTCTACTGGGATAAGATGTTACATTTgttagaaaaaaagtattttaaagtaatatttataaatacatgtaaattataaagaaaacaatgttcAAATAGTTAAGTGAAGATATGATGGCAGCAATATAGTAAGTaggaaatatcaataaaataataaaactctatGAATAAACCCCAGAAGATTCTGAGTTTATGAATACAtacttgaaatgaaaaattcacttatTAGCTCTATAGATTATGTGATATGCAGAAGAAAAAGTTGGTGAAATTGAGGAAGGAGTAAAAGAAGTTATTCATCCTATAagatgagagagggaagaaaagagaaaaattaatagagTTCATAGATCTTcaaaacagcttcaggaaatcCAACATAGGTCTAAGTACAAACTGACAAAAAAGCAGAACAACAATCTTAAGTCATGATgagtaaatacttattaaatatcaTCAAAAAATATTCATGGACACCACAGGCTAGGAAACTACTAATGGAATGATTACATACAAATCCACATCTCAAGGTATCATAATGATACCACCAAAAATCATTTGCAAACACAGACAAAGAAATGCTCTTGAGGGAACAGGGTGGATTATGAGGTGACTTAAGTCAGTGTGAACATCAGGGAATGGGTGATAATATCCTCCACCTCCCACAGCCTTAGACCACATCATCTACCGCAGAATCTGTATCTGCCCTGCACCCTGCACACTATTTCAGATGGGAGTGGATAAAATCAGCCAGACAAAGGAACACAAAGCCCAAGGTCCTATATCCTTTATGGAAccaaacttcaaaatatatccagacaCATAgtccatgtattttcattttgataaggATGCCAACAGGGAAAGGACAGTATTTTTCATAAATGGTGACGGGAAACTGATTATCCCTATGCACAAGAATGAAGGTGGAGGCAAAgacttacaccatatacaaaagttaactcaaaatggagaaaagacctAATCATAAGTGTAAAACTATAATTCTCCTTGAAGAGAACATGGGGAAAAGTAAACATCATATTCGGGAATGATTTCTTGGGTCTGTCACCAAAATCACAGaccacaaaggaaaaattcaCTGTAGGCAAATGTAGCACATCAAAACATTTTTGTGCACCAAAAGGtatgatcaacaaaatgaaaagacagaatggGGAAAAACGCTTGCAAATCATACATCAGACAAggggttcatatccaaaatatataaggaatccTACAGGTCAGTAACAACAACATATCCAAATAAGGCAATTAAAGAATGTgcaaaaaaagtgaataaacattTTGTCCGagaaaataaatggggaaaattcTTATGAAAGATGCTCAGTATCCCTAATGAtcagataaatgcaaataaaaatcacaagttgTATTTGGTAGgatgttttcaattttatgtcTAGCTTTAAGCCTATTTGcacattttcatagtattttcttttggtaatttTACTGTAGTATAATGTGTATACAAATGAATGCTCATGGGATACATGCCAATAGCTGGTTGAATTTTCAAGTGTCATAATCGTATGAATgacaaaatgaatattttgaacTGCCAGTGAATACTCTGAACTGCCATTGCTAACTAACATCATCCCACAGCATCACAAAATATAAATTCCAAGTGGATCATAAACcctaattaaaagtaaaaaataaagaaataaagaaaaaaggtaaatctTGGAAGtaatataagaaattatattCCTGAAATAGGTCCAAAATAATCACTAACAtccaaaatgataaatttatctCTCTCTTCAATGATAACATTGAAATTCTGATCATTAAAAGACTCCAACAGGGGAGTACAAATGCAAGTCACAGCTATGTCCATCTCCTAAAACTCTCATAGCTAAAATATGACAAGgtctaagaaaggaaaagaaagcaccacctaaaagaaatgaacaagagACACACTCGAGCACTTCTCATCCTCACAGAGAATATCCAAATGATTCACAGAccaaaaaaagatactatttgcATAAGCACCAGAacttattgtattattttttctaagaccATTGAATTTTGGATAACAAGATTATTCTGTACAATGTGTATTTACACAATATACTAGAATAGTATAgggataattaaatatattaaaagaaacaaataaaattgacCATGTAATTTTATACTAATGGTTAAAAGAAACagtattataattatatgtaaacaCAATCATAATGttacattatacattattatttattatgacaAGTACAATAGTTACATTCcataaatataatatactatattctATGTGGTTATGTATAATAAATTAGCATAAATACAGTTTGTGGGAAAGACATATAAAGGTTGGAGTGCCTGCGTGTCCCCATCTGGCTCttgttttcagttcaggtcatgagctcaggatcctgagatccagtcccaagttgggctctgtgcttagcacagagtttgcttgagattctctggctctccctctccatctgctcctccctATGGTCTCtctcgataaataaataaataaataaataaataaataaataaatatttttaaaagacatagaaatgtcttttcataaaGTGATTATTTATAATTCCCACATactaaaaaggaaataagtttCTGAGAATAGTTTTTCAAGGACATATTCATTTAAGACAGCAGCGGTGAAAATTCACAAACTATATACAAATGTGataatatatatggaccacaatATCATGTGAGAGTGAAAGGAGACACACATACAAATGGTCACTGCATGATTCCATTGATATAAAGTCCAAAAACAAGCAAAGGTATTTCACATTGTTAAAATGGGTGGGACTGTATAAAGACTTGAAACTTCTATTTCATGCCTGATTTGTAATTACGTGGTTCTAACTACTCTGTGATCAAGTTGTACAATCATATGTTTAGTTTCTTTGATGTGTGTAAAATTAAATAGTAAAGTTATTTCAGGTAAAAGAGCATTCATAGAAGGAggattttctattaaaaacaagaacTGATAATTGTCAAAGGTACAATAAaggcataaaatataaatacaatacagTAGTCAAACTATGGAATAGTAACAGACTTCAAATAAACTAGAAATATGTACACAAAGATGAATGAactctaaaaatataatttaattgataaacttttaataaaatctgaaagCATCTGAAATCTCACCAATTCTTCTTCATCCTCTATGGAGAATAGGGTAGAGTTCTCAGAAGCGCAGGCTGACATACTCTCATTCCATGATTTTCTTTCAGTGCTAATGTAATAGCAATTGATGGAATGTGTCATCCACTCTTTTGGACAATGGCTACAGCTATATACTGAACAAAGGTTATGAGGCATTATCCaaaaactttcaaattttaaaaatttacaacgTGTATGCTTTCACATGTATATGACTTATCCATGCACCCtcacaagcaaataaaaatgaaacaaaacacaaaaacactcaAAGAAGAGTCATACTTTCATACCCTAATTTATGTGCCCATataaagcaaacagacaaaaatgtCCATCTCTATATGTCCTTTGTGTCACTGAACAAAATCACTTTTTTGGCATTGTAAAGTGACTTATCTCTcagcatcttttttaaaaaagatttatttatttatttgacaaacagagatcacaagtaagcagagagagaggaggaagcaggcttcctgctgagcagagagcccaatgtgaggcttgatcccaagaccccgggatcacgacccaagccaaagtcagaggctttaacccactgagccacccaggcgcccatctctCAGCATCTTATAGCAGGAGGAAATTCAAGACAATTGATGACTATGGGTATGGTGATTTTATGAAatagtttttaaggttttatttatttatttgtcatataaagacaaatacagagcacaagcagggggagcagaggagggagtgatgcaggactcaatccttggaccctgggattatggctagagctgaaggcagacacttaactgattgagccacacagacaTCCCATGGGTATAGTGATTTTAAATGAGTATTTCTTTATACTGTTTCATAAGAAGTAGTATTCTCCTATAACCATGATTTCTAAAAGTTTATTAcatgattttctaatttattttccccAAGAACATCtatcatagcagcaatatccacaatagcaaaactgtggaaagagctgagatgaccttcagcagacaaatggataaagaagatatgatccatatacaTGATGTAATATGTATATggttgaatattactcagccatcagaaaggacaaatacccaacttttgcatcaacattgATGGAATTGGAGGAGATTGTGCTAAgggaaacaagtcaagcagataatgtcaattatcatatggtttcacttatttgtggaacataagaaatagcacggaggacattaggagaaggaagagaaaaatgaaggggagaaaatcagaggaggagatgaaccacgaCAGAcaatggactctgggaaacaaactgaggatttagAGGGGAGGAGAGTTGGGGGGATGCGTTAGCCcagggatgggtattaaggaggacacggactgcatggagcatgggtgttatatgcaaacaattagtcatggaacactacatcaaaaactaatgatgtattttttattttttataaacatatatttttatccccaggggtacaggtctgtgaatcaccaggtttacacacttcacagcactcaccaaagcacataccctccccaatgtccatatataaaatataaaaaataaaaaattaaaaaaaaactaatgatgtgctgtatggtgactgataacataaagaaaaattctattaTCATATTTGTCTAACCTATgatagagataaaataaaaactgtactAATATCGGAATTTTGAAAATGATGATGTACCTTTCTGGATCCTTGTTTCAAGAGATATTTTGTTCTGCTCCGGTCCATCAGTAActagaaaaattaaagcaatcCTCATACAAACTTAATATTAAACTAAATAAAGCACAATGATTTGAGTTTCTTAATTTGAATTTTGGTGTATTGTTTAGAATTAGAAAAGTCtgtaataattttgattttacaGTAAGTAATTAATAAAGTAATGAACTTGttggagaaaataattaaaaggctTAAAGAACCAAAACTCAGCACTTACAGTATTTGGTTTAACCAATCTCAAGAATTAACCCATGTTTCTcaattacatatgtatttttttctacaaCCATTGTTATTTATACTTTTGAGAAATTCAGAATAAGTGCTTCACACTTAGTCTAAATGCatacatgaaaaagaaagttcCATTAATGGTACTTGAAATGTTTAGAGGCACTGATGATCATTCAAACAAAAAGTGCATTCTTGAATCATTCAAAGGTTTACTCACAGGGAAGAGAAGTTACAATCATTCAAAGGTTTACTCACAGGGAAGAGAAGTTATCATTCTTGCTACAATGTACATCAAGACAAAGGAGATGATTCCCAAACTCCCAGCAACGATCTTCTCTAGAGATAATGGCAGGTATGTGGGGAGAGAAATGAAACAGTGAGAAAGGATAGGTGGATAAAGACTAAAGTTTAGACAGTTTACATACAAGAGAACCAAAGATGCAAAGGGAATCATAGGTATAAACATGGACCACAAACCCATATCTACCATTGTAATCTTCCTCACAATATACCATTTAACTGTTAGTAAGCATAATGCTCCGTGAGTTGTTCGTCAAGGACTGTGATTTACAACAATGCTGGAGTAAATTATTCCTCAGATCTCAAAAATAAGATTACCTTATTCCAGCTTCAAGTTCTGATCctcacaaatgaaaaatacatgaaatcatTCCCTACTCTTCCCCACACATCTGCACCCCAAGTTCACATCCTAGAACAGTTGTGCCTTACTGTGTGCTTTATTTTTGCAGTGGGAGTTCTTGTCATTCCCTTGCAGatcttattttgaagatttaattctGCACAGACGATTCCTTGCTCAGTTACTGAATTAGAGATTTTAGTGCCCTTACCTTTGGACTGTTGTCTTCTTGCATTCTTAACCAGATTTGGTTCTGAGAGGTTTTCTCTCTGGTTATTCATTTCAGCAGCTGAGAGATCTCAGGGCCTGTGCTGTATGGAAACTGGACTGATGTAGTTGACAAACAGTGTAGGTAATGACAAGAGCCCTGCTGGAGTCACACCAGGTGGAGTGCGAGGTAAGTGGTAACACTCCTTTGTAGTTGAATGATGTAAAACTCTGGTTCCGATTTCCTCAGAGCTTGAAATAAGGGTTTCATCAGataataagtgatttttaaaatgatattctaTGTTTGATGCAATATTATTGTGTAGCAATGAAAAGCAATAAATTAGTGAGGAATAAAGAAACTTGTAACAAATGACGCCCTTATTAACCTAAAGTCAGATTCCATAACACATTTTAACACTGCTAGAATAGCTGGGTCAAAACTAAAATGATGTTATTAGGAAACAATGAGACTAATTTTCTATGATAAGTTTTAAAATCCATGGATGGTTAAAGATTGAATGTTCTAAAGTTGGGGGAATAATAGTGTTAGTGTATTCAAGAAATTCCTGAagtaaattacttttatttggtgacttatatatacttaataaaagCATTGAGGTAttatcaaatgaatttttattttgaataattgtGGAATTCTGGAAATcattaaattttgaagaaatattgtATCTGGTGAAAAATGCTACATGATATGCTAAACTTATCCAAAACATAAacaatactgaaaacaaaacaaaacgacagaaaagatttcttaaactcCTTATTTGACACCAGAAAATGGAAACTGATAATGGCCAACATATGAAActgtaaaatgataaataaaagtaGAGATCAGTTATGGAAGAATAGTGTTGTTGTGAACTCAGAAACAATCTATGGTTGTCAAAGGCAGTGAAGGTAACTTTATTGGGTAATCAATTGTAATAAATCaaatttagtatttaatttaacttttaatatttaatataattttaatatttaatttaaatttaataattcacACAATTGACTCCGCAGTCCGTGAACTCTAGAATCACTTCTGGCTCTCAAAGTTACAGTGTGTGatcttttaaatgttatttcatgTCCAGCTATCTAGTTTACTAATCtataatgggaataaaaatatgtaagctGTGATACATGTAAAACACCTAgattaatcagattttttaagtcttgttttaattatatttttagcaCCATACCATATTACTGTTTCTGACTCATATCAGTTAGACCATGCAACATGATTCATGGGAGTGTTTGTTTCATCAATGCAGTAAAACTTTGCAAAGTTTTGTTCAAATGCTTTAGAAATCTTATCATTGTTTATAGGTAAGTTTAAATTACCATATTATGGAAGTTTCCTCATCCTGATATGAAAAATTAAACTGGTTTTATTTAACTAAGAAAGTATATGAGGAATTATAGTTAGTCTTCATGCTTGCaagattgtattttaaaaactatttttaaagccTGGGCTAGgttaaatatcaaaaatatgtGTAATTATATGATGTCAGATCCAAATTAACTGTACCTTGTCATGCATGATGCTTATAAGATTTCACTTgaaattatattgatttataaacctttattatatgtgtgtgtatatacttgATTACTTCTCCACGGGCAAGAATTTGAATACTTCAAGAAAttctctgacatatttcataTTTACTCCTGTTTGTGACCCAGAATTGTTAGAATAGGGATAATCAGTGTCCTCTGTGATTTCACTGTGTATTAGTTGTACCTCAGGTGTATCCCACCCAGCATTTGTAATCTCACACTAAATgaggtgctgtgaagtgtgtaaacctggtgattcacagacctgtacccctggggataaaaatatatgtttataaaaaataaaaaattaaaaaaaaaatgaggtggcTAGGAGAGAGACAGTGGAGGAGTGACACATACCTTCTATTGGGCAG harbors:
- the LOC132020597 gene encoding NKG2-A/NKG2-B type II integral membrane protein-like, encoding MNNQRENLSEPNLVKNARRQQSKEKIVAGSLGIISFVLMYIVARMITSLPFTDGPEQNKISLETRIQKVYSCSHCPKEWMTHSINCYYISTERKSWNESMSACASENSTLFSIEDEEELHLLGLFISSSWLGVSQKSNNNPSVWPKHSTFSSKALAVSSESDRVCPYFTFGLEKVFFTSCLEIKTYACKHQAF